Proteins found in one Brachyspira murdochii DSM 12563 genomic segment:
- a CDS encoding alkaline phosphatase family protein encodes MNKKIFLLSYIIFISSIVVFIIIFFLLGNVERKGYLSNFNHIIENKYYFTLKFESKLFQNNQIYRVFPNTNEMPDNVANIIWSGSYYGNLVLDNDHIQLKENDKIENIKYKLRIKKDVFLFLIFIIILFPILYLYIIPNIYHHYKVYILFFILNSFLYLITSNFIMPLFSMIRLDFNVRDFLYTYLFVMLAYNLLAYYPFNLRCIKNIRIILTSLFCVVSIFSFFVIESISLTVLSMVIVFSDIANLYASLITVLPVYLKIITIAVSIIYFSSIVIFILLFIFNLYKMFIRNKTSSLIMTSCIIFISFYLFLIPKNIDIWSIDFVRNARRKGIINTINYRINYDRLNNIKPSKELVEDSINLLKEYELKRDVSKLYLKSTKDIFNNIRKLEEDINSILINASNDSFVYNNERIDYDYIEKLKNNYADVYSNIGTSITNDLEKIENLKHSLKRDVYLIFLESFYDYSHFKILFEKDPFTKEYRNWAYNSRKIAPNVNNGSFYARLSGLTASSPLYPKTQSEKIENTLPDLLSKNGYNTIALEEALNTYNLKTFYPSIGFSSQVFGLGTTNINTYLSTNIQNLKSPIFASGFTILGHTDSHLDNNLNIAENNKEFLNYFEGNDKLHIMETLDNSAMTAIEIIKIRDTILKHSPNAIIIFKHDHLYPYLKAIIQRSNIDEKIKNNFLNDYKPSPILIWDGTNGAYKADKNFTPENIPLFIAVNLNIDYTNSIISLLYKEEIENTISTYNRFYYTTNNIQINQNEVSNLTIFKYENAQRILSQDIFQGKKYYYDLINNSNK; translated from the coding sequence ATGAATAAAAAAATATTTTTATTATCATACATAATATTTATATCATCTATAGTTGTTTTTATAATTATTTTTTTCTTACTTGGAAATGTTGAAAGAAAAGGATATTTATCAAATTTTAATCATATAATTGAGAATAAATATTATTTTACACTAAAATTTGAAAGTAAGCTTTTTCAAAATAACCAAATATACAGAGTATTCCCAAATACAAATGAAATGCCTGATAATGTTGCTAATATTATATGGAGCGGAAGTTATTATGGGAATTTAGTTCTTGATAATGATCATATTCAATTAAAAGAAAATGATAAAATAGAAAATATCAAATATAAATTAAGAATAAAAAAAGATGTATTTTTATTTTTGATATTTATTATAATACTTTTTCCAATACTCTATCTTTATATAATACCTAATATTTATCATCATTATAAAGTATATATATTATTTTTTATATTAAATTCATTTTTGTATTTAATAACTTCAAATTTCATAATGCCTTTATTTTCTATGATAAGGCTTGATTTTAATGTACGCGATTTTTTATATACATACTTATTCGTAATGCTTGCTTATAATTTACTAGCGTATTATCCATTTAATTTAAGATGTATAAAAAATATTAGAATAATACTTACTTCTTTATTTTGTGTTGTATCAATATTCTCATTTTTTGTAATAGAGTCTATCAGTTTAACAGTACTAAGTATGGTAATAGTTTTTTCAGATATTGCCAATCTTTATGCCTCTCTTATTACTGTTCTTCCTGTTTATCTAAAAATTATTACTATTGCTGTAAGTATAATATATTTTTCTTCCATAGTAATATTTATATTATTATTTATTTTTAATTTATATAAGATGTTTATAAGAAATAAGACATCATCATTAATTATGACTTCTTGTATAATATTTATTTCATTTTATTTATTTTTAATACCAAAAAATATAGATATATGGAGTATAGACTTTGTAAGAAATGCTAGAAGAAAAGGAATAATAAATACTATAAACTATAGAATTAATTATGACAGATTAAATAATATAAAACCAAGTAAAGAACTTGTAGAAGATTCTATTAATTTACTTAAAGAATATGAATTGAAAAGAGATGTATCAAAACTTTATTTGAAATCTACAAAAGATATTTTTAATAATATAAGAAAATTAGAAGAAGATATTAATTCTATATTAATAAATGCTTCTAATGATAGTTTTGTTTATAATAATGAAAGAATAGATTATGATTATATAGAAAAGTTAAAAAATAATTATGCCGATGTATATAGCAATATAGGCACTTCAATCACAAATGATTTAGAAAAAATAGAAAACTTAAAGCATAGTTTAAAAAGAGATGTGTATTTAATATTTTTGGAATCATTTTATGATTATTCACATTTTAAAATATTATTTGAAAAAGATCCGTTTACAAAAGAGTATAGGAACTGGGCTTATAATTCAAGAAAAATAGCACCTAATGTTAATAACGGAAGTTTTTATGCAAGGCTCTCAGGACTTACAGCTTCATCTCCTCTTTATCCGAAAACACAGTCAGAAAAAATAGAAAATACTCTTCCAGATTTACTTTCAAAAAATGGGTATAATACTATAGCTTTAGAGGAGGCACTTAACACTTATAACTTAAAAACTTTTTATCCGTCTATAGGTTTTTCTTCTCAAGTATTCGGACTAGGAACTACTAATATTAATACATATTTATCTACAAATATACAAAATTTAAAGAGTCCTATATTTGCATCTGGTTTTACTATATTGGGGCATACTGATTCGCATTTGGATAATAATTTAAATATAGCAGAAAATAACAAAGAGTTTCTTAACTATTTTGAAGGTAACGATAAACTCCATATAATGGAAACACTTGATAACTCAGCTATGACAGCCATTGAAATAATAAAGATAAGAGATACTATATTAAAACATTCTCCAAATGCCATTATAATATTTAAGCATGATCATCTATATCCTTATCTTAAAGCTATAATACAGCGTTCAAATATAGATGAAAAAATAAAAAACAACTTTTTAAATGATTACAAACCTTCACCAATACTAATATGGGACGGTACTAATGGGGCATACAAAGCAGATAAAAATTTTACTCCGGAAAATATACCTCTATTTATAGCTGTAAACTTAAATATTGACTATACTAACAGTATAATATCACTGTTATATAAAGAAGAAATCGAAAATACAATAAGCACTTACAACAGATTTTATTATACTACCAACAATATTCAAATAAATCAAAATGAAGTTTCCAACCTCACAATATTTAAATACGAAAATGCTCAGCGAATATTATCTCAGGATATTTTTCAAGGTAAAAAATATTATTATGATTTAATAAATAACTCTAATAAATAA